The genomic window AGTCCACTGCTGACCAGTTCGTTCTCAACGGCCAGCACTTCGTTGCACCTATCAATATGCTCCCGCTGTCTGTTATGACATACGACAAGCATATCCTTGAGGCTGCAAACCTTGACGATCCCTATGAGTACTACCAGAACGGTGAGTGGACATGGGATAAGTGGTATGAGATGATGGAAGAATACTGCGCTCAGTCTACTGAGGAAGAGCCGCTTTACGGTGTAAACGGCTGGTTCGCACCTTTCTTCTACCACTCCACAGGCTCTACTCTCGTTAAGTATGATGCTGACAAGAATGAGTATGTAAACAACCTCAACGACGGCAACCTTGAAAGAGCTGCAAACTTCCTTTCTGAGGTAAAGAAGAACGGCTTCTATAACCCCGAGTGGATAGGCGGCGCTCCCGAGGCATTCCAGAAGAAGACTCTGTTCTACGCTATGGGCCCGTGGGCATCGTTTGATGACCATACACCGGCTGACGGCGAAGAGTGGGGCATGGTTCCGATCCCGAGAGATCCTGACACAGACACACTTTACCAGTCGATAGACGTTAACGCTTATATGTGGGTAAAGGGCTCCAAGAAGAAGGAAGCTGTTAAGTGCTGGCAGGAGTGCGCAAGAATAGTATACGTTGACGATCAGTACAAGCAGACTGAGAAGGAGAAGTTCGACGCAGTTAACCCCAACTGGTCTGATGAGATGTATAACCTCGTTTATGAAGAGCTTATCGACGAATCCAAGTATACTCAGGTATTCGACCCCGGCTACGGTATCTCCACCAAGCTGTCTGATAACGATGCAGCTACAAACGAAA from Ruminococcus sp. NK3A76 includes these protein-coding regions:
- a CDS encoding extracellular solute-binding protein — its product is MKNIKKILAGSMALLMAFGVVGCGKSDGSSEESYEQKVEVDTEAVKDTIEAIPDGAEKEITWMSYFDINPGKAVKEKRTDLTLFESLGGSIKYSRTTSLNKFEKLATAVMSDQVPDIFWYEQGMTFPYSVIAGMFQPVDEIVDFDKPLWKDVKSTADQFVLNGQHFVAPINMLPLSVMTYDKHILEAANLDDPYEYYQNGEWTWDKWYEMMEEYCAQSTEEEPLYGVNGWFAPFFYHSTGSTLVKYDADKNEYVNNLNDGNLERAANFLSEVKKNGFYNPEWIGGAPEAFQKKTLFYAMGPWASFDDHTPADGEEWGMVPIPRDPDTDTLYQSIDVNAYMWVKGSKKKEAVKCWQECARIVYVDDQYKQTEKEKFDAVNPNWSDEMYNLVYEELIDESKYTQVFDPGYGISTKLSDNDAATNETKEAVVALVYRGVMTDDENGNQLTWTQLKETYTNVFDSELAEFNKKLHEYTGK